The genomic window CCGCGTCGGCCCGCCGGGCCCTGATCTCGATCGCCGGGCACGACGACCCGGCCGGGCCGTGACCGACCCGATTCGATCCATCCGCCTCGATCGACGACGCAACGGAGCACCGCCCATGTCCACCGCCTATGACAACGACCCCGAGTTCGGCGGCACGATCCGGAAGCCGCAGGCCGCCTCGGGATCCGGCGTCCTCTGGACGCTCGGCTGCCTGGGCGCGATCGTGCTCGCGGTGTTGTTCGTCCTCCCGGGACTGTTCCGGGGCGGTGCCCTCGAAGCCGCTCGGCGGGCGCAGTGCACCAACAACCTGAAGCAGATCGGCCTGGCCATCCACAACTACGTATCGGACCATGGGGCGTTGCCCCCCGCCTGCACGGTCGATGCGAACGGCCGGCCATTGCATAGCTGGAGGACGGTGATCCTCCCCTACCTCGGCGAGGAGGCGCTCTACCGGACGATCGACCTGTCGAAGCCCTGGGACGACCCCGCGAACGAGAAGGCGCTCCACGCCATGCCGTTCCAGTTCCGCTGCCCTTTCATGACGGCGCAGGAGAACCGGACGGCGTACCTCGCCAGCGTGGCGCCGGGCGGCTGCCTGATCCCGGGCCGGCCCCGTCCCAGGGCGGAGATCACCGACCCGGCGGGCGCGACCATCCTGGCGATCGAGGCCGATGATCAACACACCGTCCCCTGGATGGCCCCCCTCGACGCCGACGAGGCCCTCATCCTGGGATTCTCCATGGCGTCGAAGCTCCCCCACTACGGGGGCGTGAACGCGGCGATGGTGGACGGTTCGGTGAAGTTCCTGAGGGCGACCCTCGCGGCGCCGGTGCGTCGGGCCCTGATCTCCGCCTCGGGCGGGGACGGCCCGGCGGATGACGCGTTCTGAACGGCTCGGTGATTCTTGAGGAGCAAGGTCCATGTTCGCTGGCCCCGAGGACGACCCCGCGTTCCCCGGAGATTCCTGGAAGTCCGTCGCCGGGATGCTCCTCCGCGTCGCCGCGATCGCCGGGTGCCTGGGCGCCCTGGTGGTCATGCTCGCCCTGTCCTTC from Aquisphaera giovannonii includes these protein-coding regions:
- a CDS encoding DUF1559 family PulG-like putative transporter yields the protein MSTAYDNDPEFGGTIRKPQAASGSGVLWTLGCLGAIVLAVLFVLPGLFRGGALEAARRAQCTNNLKQIGLAIHNYVSDHGALPPACTVDANGRPLHSWRTVILPYLGEEALYRTIDLSKPWDDPANEKALHAMPFQFRCPFMTAQENRTAYLASVAPGGCLIPGRPRPRAEITDPAGATILAIEADDQHTVPWMAPLDADEALILGFSMASKLPHYGGVNAAMVDGSVKFLRATLAAPVRRALISASGGDGPADDAF